From the genome of Eublepharis macularius isolate TG4126 chromosome 12, MPM_Emac_v1.0, whole genome shotgun sequence, one region includes:
- the SP2 gene encoding transcription factor Sp2 has product MAATAAVSPSEYLQPAASTAQDSQPSPLALLAATCSKIGPPAVEAAVASPAPPQPTPRKLVPIKPAPLPLSSSKNSIGILSSKGNLFQIQGSQLGTSYPGGQLVFTIQNPTVINKGARSPANIQYQAVPQIQTASGQTIQVQQNLANQIQIIPSTITSSPSSSSSSSSSAHKPVPIKPAPAHKTPPAAVHNSGNVVKLTGTGGNVTLTLPVSNLVSAGDSGAQAQIVPESTLKPSKKARKKVMTPAQTTAMAVTEQVETVLIETTADNIIQAGNNLLIVQSPGSGQPAVVQQVQVVQPKQEQQVVQIPQQALRVVQAASATLPTVPQKSPQNFQIQTTEPTPTQVYFKTPSGELQTVLLQEAPAVTVAPSPTAASTTSCSSPIPRVSQAGGSTKKMGARKERALPKIAPAGGIISLNAAQLAAAAQAMQTISINGVQVQGVPVTITNTGGQQQLTVQNVSGNNLTISGLSPTQIQLQMEQALSGDLQPGEKRRRMACTCPNCKDGEKRLGDQGKKRHICHVPECGKTFRKTSLLRAHVRLHTGERPFICNWVLCGKRFTRSDELQRHARTHTGDKRFECAQCQKRFIRSDHLTKHYKTHLVTKNL; this is encoded by the exons GATTCTCAGCCATCTCCGCTAGCCCTGCTTGCTGCCACATGTAGCAAAATTGGCCCTccagctgtggaagcagctgttgcctctcctgcCCCTCCTCAGCCTACCCCACGGAAACTTGTCCCCATCAAGCCTGCTCCcctcccactgagttccagcaagAACAGTATTGGAATCTTGTCATCAAAAGGGAACCTCTTCCAGATCCAGGGCTCCCAGCTGGGAACATCCTATCCTGGTGGGCAGCTTGTGTTTACTATCCAGAACCCAACTGTGATCAACAAAGGGGCCCGCTCGCCTGCTAACATCCAGTACCAGGCAGTTCCACAGATCCAAACAGCATCAGGGCAGACCATCCAAGTGCAGCAGAATTTGGCCAATCAAATACAGATTATTCCCAGTACTATCACgtcttccccctcttcctcctcctcctcttcctcctctgctcATAAGCCTGTGCCGATCAAGCCAGCACCAGCTCACAAGACTCCACCAGCAGCTGTCCACAACTCAGGCAACGTTGTTAAGTTAACCGGCACTGGTGGTAACGTTACGCTTACTCTTCCTGTGAGTAACCTGGTGAGCGCCGGAGACTCTGGTGCGCAGGCTCAGATTGTCCCAGAGAGCACCTTAAAGCCGAGCAAGAAAGCCCGGAAGAAAGTGATGACACCGGCTCAGACGACTGCCATGGCTGTGACGGAGCAAGTGGAGACGGTCTTGATAGAGACTACGGCCGATAACATCATTCAGGCAGGGAACAACTTGTTGATTGTGCAAAGTCCCGGCTCTGGCCAGCCAGCAGTGGTCCAACAGGTGCAAGTGGTCCAGCCCAAGCAAGAGCAGCAGGTAGTTCAGATCCCCCAGCAAGCTCTGCGGGTAGTCCAGGCGGCCTCGGCTACGCTGCCTACAGTCCCCCAGAAGTCACCGCAGAACTTCCAGATCCAGACAACTGAGCCAACTCCCACTCAG GTCTATTTCAAGACTCCCTCTGGTGAGTTACAGACGGTGCTGCTCCAAGAAGCCCCAGCTGTTACTGtggccccctcccccactgccgcCTCCACCACTTCCTGCAGCAGTCCCATCCCTCGCGTCTCCCAAGCAGGAGGAAGTACCAAAAAGATGGGGGCTCGCAAGGAGCGTGCCCTGCCAAAGATTGCCCCTGCTGGAGGCATCATCAGCCTCAATGCGGCGCAGCTTGCCGCTGCTGCTCAGGCAATGCAGACCATCAGCATCAATGGGGTGCAAGTTCAAGGCGTCCCTGTCACCATCACCAacactggag GTCAGCAACAGCTGACGGTGCAAAACGTTTCTGGCAACAACCTGACCATCAGTGGCCTGAGCCCCACCCAGATCCAGCTACAGATGGAGCAGGCGCTTTCGGGGGACCTGCAGCCTGGGGAGAAGAGACGGCGGATGGCATGCACCTGCCCGAACTGcaaggatggggagaaaag GTTGGGGGATCAGGGGAAGAAGAGGCACATCTGCCATGTACCTGAATGTGGGAAGACCTTCCGCAAGACCTCTCTGCTGCGGGCCCATGTGCGCCTGCACACAGGGGAGCGCCCTTTCATCTGCAACTGGGTCTTATGCGGGAAGCGGTTTACGCGCAGTGACGAACTGCAGCGACACGCCCGGACACATACAG GTGACAAGCGTTTCGAGTGTGCTCAGTGCCAAAAGCGTTTCATTCGAAGTGACCACCTGACGAAGCACTATAAAACTCACCTGGTCACCAAGAACTTGTAG